One window from the genome of Candidatus Zixiibacteriota bacterium encodes:
- a CDS encoding zinc metalloprotease HtpX: MNTLKVTFMMLALMLLFMWVGYLVGGQSGLIIAFVFAAGMNFVSYWFSDKIVLAMYRARQVSESDHPRLFRVVKHIAAAARVPTPKVYIVPSKGPNAFATGRSPEHAAVAVTEGLLELLDENELEGVVGHEFAHIVNRDMLVGTIAATFAGAIGMLASMARWGAIFGGYGGRDNERSGGAIGLLVAAIVAPLAAMLIQMAISRAREYKADEAGGGFTGKYLPLASALDKLHRAPVKMRLDDRPATAHLMIANPLSGKGLSSLFSTHPPAEKRIEKLRQLAQQSAYKGYAGAR; this comes from the coding sequence GTGAACACCCTGAAAGTCACGTTCATGATGCTGGCCCTCATGCTTCTGTTCATGTGGGTCGGGTATCTGGTCGGCGGGCAGTCCGGGCTGATCATCGCCTTTGTCTTCGCCGCCGGTATGAATTTTGTCAGCTACTGGTTTTCGGACAAGATCGTGCTGGCCATGTACCGTGCGCGCCAGGTTTCGGAAAGCGACCACCCCCGGCTGTTCAGGGTGGTGAAGCACATTGCGGCCGCCGCCCGCGTGCCTACGCCGAAAGTGTACATCGTCCCCAGCAAAGGACCCAACGCTTTTGCCACCGGGCGGAGCCCCGAACACGCCGCGGTCGCGGTGACCGAGGGGCTGCTGGAGCTGCTGGATGAGAATGAGCTGGAAGGCGTGGTGGGGCATGAATTCGCCCACATCGTAAACCGCGACATGCTCGTCGGCACGATTGCCGCCACCTTCGCCGGCGCCATCGGCATGCTGGCCTCGATGGCCCGGTGGGGCGCGATTTTTGGCGGCTACGGCGGCCGCGACAACGAGCGCAGCGGCGGCGCCATCGGCCTCCTCGTGGCCGCCATCGTCGCCCCGCTCGCGGCCATGCTCATCCAGATGGCGATCTCGCGCGCCCGGGAGTACAAGGCCGATGAGGCCGGCGGCGGGTTCACCGGCAAGTACCTTCCCCTGGCCTCGGCCCTGGACAAGCTCCACCGCGCGCCGGTCAAGATGCGGCTCGATGACCGTCCGGCGACGGCCCACCTGATGATCGCCAACCCGCTTTCCGGCAAGGGCCTCTCGTCGCTCTTCTCGACCCACCCGCCGGCGGAAAAGCGGATTGAGAAACTCCGGCAGTTGGCCCAGCAATCCGCCTACAAGGGATATGCAGGCGCGCGATAG
- a CDS encoding DedA family protein, giving the protein MTGIVTAPLRWMRALYDWVIRWSESRHARTALFFLSLAEASFFPIPPDALLIALCMGAYRRWAKFALICSLGSVFGGMLGYLIGHSAFELIGSHILSWTASLSGSDPEALLQTARYWFNEKELWGMKVGAWAVGIAGFTPIPYKVFTIAAGFFEMSFPVFVIASVLSRSARFFLVAGLIGLLYRRHGRRIQVFIDKYFNALAIAFVLLLAGGFWAISLMKGD; this is encoded by the coding sequence ATGACAGGCATCGTCACGGCTCCCCTCCGCTGGATGCGCGCGCTCTACGACTGGGTGATCCGGTGGAGCGAGTCCCGCCATGCCCGGACGGCGCTGTTTTTCCTCTCGCTGGCCGAGGCGTCGTTCTTCCCGATCCCGCCCGACGCTCTCCTCATCGCCTTGTGCATGGGCGCGTATCGGCGCTGGGCGAAGTTCGCGCTGATCTGTTCGCTCGGTTCCGTCTTCGGGGGCATGCTCGGCTACCTCATCGGCCACTCCGCTTTCGAACTGATCGGGTCACACATTCTGAGCTGGACGGCATCGCTGTCCGGTTCCGACCCCGAGGCCCTCCTGCAGACTGCCCGCTATTGGTTCAATGAGAAGGAGCTCTGGGGGATGAAAGTCGGCGCCTGGGCGGTCGGGATCGCCGGTTTCACGCCCATTCCCTACAAAGTCTTCACCATCGCCGCCGGCTTCTTCGAAATGTCCTTTCCCGTCTTCGTGATCGCCTCCGTCCTCAGCCGCTCGGCCCGCTTTTTCCTCGTCGCCGGCCTCATCGGTCTGCTCTACCGCCGCCACGGCCGGCGGATCCAGGTTTTTATCGACAAGTACTTCAACGCCCTCGCCATCGCTTTCGTGCTCCTTCTCGCGGGCGGATTCTGGGCTATCAGCCTCATGAAGGGCGACTGA
- a CDS encoding HlyC/CorC family transporter, translated as MDSLWLQIIAILVLVLANGFFALSEFSVIASRKSRLKQKVAEGKSGAAAAEKIRANPDRFLATIQVGITLFGTLAGVFGGATIVVTLEQLLRNSPIEVVSDGARPIAVALISVAITITSVVLGELVPKYIALSNPERYARYVANPILVFIRIAWFFSWILTALANLVLRILGIRRDSEGQAVTEDEINLMIFEGKQSGVFDETEEQLVRNVFDFADSTVRRAMTPRTDVVGLPLDGDPAQVIAVVIDNGYSRYPVYEGSLDRIVGILHTRDLVLHRLNAHEFALRDLIRKPVFVPDSLPLARLLRDFQRKKNKFAVVLDEFGGTAGIVTLEDILEQLVGEILDEDERGELPLVRHSESVAYADGAVRPGAVNVLMDARLPEDRAETLAGLVIDHLGHLPSKDDSVIIGDMKITVLELADNRLQRLKLERLAVPTA; from the coding sequence GTGGACTCCCTCTGGCTGCAGATTATCGCTATTCTCGTTCTCGTGCTGGCCAACGGGTTTTTCGCCCTGTCCGAGTTCTCCGTCATCGCCTCGCGGAAGAGCCGCCTGAAACAGAAAGTCGCCGAGGGGAAATCGGGCGCGGCCGCCGCCGAGAAAATCCGCGCCAATCCGGACCGCTTCCTCGCCACCATCCAGGTCGGCATCACCCTGTTCGGCACCCTGGCCGGCGTCTTCGGCGGCGCCACCATCGTCGTCACCCTGGAGCAGCTCCTGCGGAACTCCCCGATTGAGGTTGTCTCCGACGGCGCGCGCCCGATCGCGGTCGCCCTCATCTCGGTGGCCATCACCATTACCTCCGTGGTCCTGGGCGAACTGGTTCCGAAGTACATCGCTCTCTCCAACCCGGAGCGCTACGCCCGCTATGTCGCCAACCCCATCCTCGTCTTCATCCGGATCGCCTGGTTTTTCTCCTGGATCCTCACCGCCCTGGCCAATCTGGTTCTCCGCATTCTCGGCATCCGCCGCGATTCGGAGGGCCAGGCGGTCACCGAGGACGAGATCAACCTGATGATCTTCGAGGGCAAGCAGTCCGGCGTGTTTGACGAAACCGAGGAGCAGCTCGTCCGCAACGTGTTCGATTTCGCCGACTCCACCGTCCGGCGCGCCATGACTCCCCGCACCGACGTCGTCGGCCTTCCCCTTGATGGCGACCCGGCGCAGGTTATCGCCGTCGTCATCGACAACGGCTACTCGCGGTACCCGGTGTACGAGGGGAGCCTCGACCGCATTGTGGGGATCCTCCACACCCGCGACCTCGTGCTCCACCGCCTGAACGCGCACGAGTTCGCGCTCCGGGATCTCATCCGCAAACCCGTTTTTGTCCCCGACTCCCTGCCGCTCGCGCGGCTCCTGCGCGATTTCCAGCGCAAGAAGAACAAGTTCGCGGTGGTGCTCGATGAATTCGGCGGGACCGCCGGCATCGTCACGCTCGAGGACATCCTCGAGCAGTTGGTGGGGGAGATTCTCGATGAGGACGAGCGCGGCGAGCTCCCGCTCGTCCGCCACTCCGAGTCGGTCGCGTATGCCGACGGGGCGGTGCGGCCGGGGGCGGTGAACGTGCTTATGGACGCCCGCCTTCCCGAGGACCGCGCCGAGACTCTCGCCGGGCTCGTCATCGACCACCTTGGGCACTTGCCTTCCAAGGACGACAGCGTTATTATTGGCGACATGAAGATCACCGTGCTCGAGCTGGCCGACAACCGCCTCCAGCGGCTCAAACTGGAGCGGCTAGCCGTCCCGACGGCCTGA